GCCCGCGTCCTGCGCGACGATGTTCTTGGCCTTGTAGCCGAGTTCGCCCATGGTGCGGATCAGCAGAATGCCGTCGGTGGTGTAGCTCGACGGCATCAGCACGTCGGCGTCGGCCGCCTTGAGTTGCTGCACCTCGGCGGTCAGCGACGGCGAGTTGGCGCGATACTTGATATCGGCGACGATCTTGTAGCCACGGTCCTTGGCGAGCTTGAGCTGGGCGTTCGACGAGTCGGTGCCGAAAATGGTGTCCTCGTGGAACAGCGCCAGCGTCTCGATCTTCTTGCCCTTCTTCTTCAGCGCATCGAAGAAGTCGAACATCGCCTGCGAGAACATCTCGTCGTGCGGCGCGGCGCGGAAATAGTATTTGAGGCCGCGACGATGCAGGCTCGGCGACGAATTGTCGGCCGACAGGAAGGGAACCTGGTAGCGCTCGCAGATCTGGCTGACGGTGACGGCGACCGCGCTCTGATAGGTGCCGACGATGGCGCTGACCTTTTCCTGCGTGATCAGGCGCTCGGCTTCGGCGCGGCCCTTCTGCGGGTCGGCTTGGTGATCGGCGAACACCAGCCGCACCTTGGCGCCGCCGAGACCGGGAAGGCCCTCGTCACGGGCCAGCGGCAGGTCGAAATCGTATTTGTTGTTGATCAGTTCGGCCGCGGTCTGAAACGCCTTCTGGGCGTCGACGCCGATCTGGGCGCTGGCGCCGGACAGCGGATAGATCACGCCGATCACGACTTCCTTGGCCTGCGCGCGCGCGGCAGTTCCGAACGGCAGGACGGCGGCGCTGGCGGCGCCTCCGATCACGAGATGACGGCGATTGATCTTCATGGGTCAGTTCCTTTGCTACCAGCGCTGATGGTCAAGGGACGAAATCAATGGGCCTCACAGCACCGCAAGGTGCTTGTTCTTCAAGTCGGTGACAAGCATCAATCCGGGCGCATGGGTGATGGCGAACGGCACCTTCGCCGCCGCGATCACAGCTTGCGGAGTGACTCCGCAGGCCCAGAACACCGGCAATTCGTCGTCCGCGATCGGCACCGGATCGCCGTAGTCGGGTTTGGCGATGTCGGCGATGCCGATCGATTGCGGCAGGCCGATATGAACCGGCGCACCGTGCACCGAGGGAAAACGCGACGTAATCTGCACGGCGCGGATGGCATCCTTGGGCTTCATCGGCCGCATCGATACCACCATCGGCCCCGCGAATGGGCCGGCCGGCGCGCATGGGATGTTGGTGCGATACATCGGAACGCGCACCTTGCAATCGATGTGCCGGATCGCAATGTCGTCCGCCAGCAGCGCTTCCTCGAACGAAAACGAGCAGCCGATGACGAAGGCGACCAGATCATCGCGCCAATGCGCCATGATGTCGGTCGGCTCCTCGATCACCTCACCGTCACGCCACACCCTGTAGCGCGGCAAATCGGTGCGAATGTCGAGGTCGAGGCCGAGCGCCGGAATCATCGGGTTGCCGACATCCGACATGCCGATGATCGGGCACGGCTTCGGATTGAGCTGGCAGAAGCGGTGGAAGGCCGCGGCAAATTTCTCCGGCAGGATGGCCAGGTTGCCCTGGACATAGCCGGGCGCAACGCCCGCGGTGGTGTCGGCCTGTCCGGCACGGCAGGCCAGCCGGGCCTGATGCGAGGGCAGCATCCCTGCGCCGGCCGCAGACTGCTGACTTGCCGCAAAAACAGTCATTCCATCGCCCTGCCTAGTCTCTCGACAGCAATGGAGCGCAAGCCTAATATAATGTCTAATCTTTGTTTCTGATCAGAAACGATAAATTGCCGTTATCTCTTGAAGAGGAGTCGCCCCATGGTGGACTTCAAGGCGCTCGAAACCTTCCTCTGGGTCGTCACGCTCGGCAGCTTTCGCGGCGCGGCGCAGAAACTCAACACCACCCAGCCGGCGATCTCGCAGCGCATCGCCCAACTCGAGCGCGAGCTCGGCGTGCGGCTGCTGCAGCGCGACCATCGGATGGCGTCGCCGACGCCGAGCGGACGGCAACTGATGCTGTATGCGGAGAAGCTGATCGGGCTGCGTACCGAGATGCTGGCCGCGATCGGCGATCAATCCAGCATGCGCGGCGTGTTGCGGCTCGGCGTCGCCGAAACCATCGTGCACACGTGGCTGCCGCGACTGATCGAACGCGTGAACCGGCTCTATCCCAACCTGTCGCTGGAGATCGAGGTCGACATCACCCCGAATTTGCGTGCGCGGCTGCTGGCGCAGGAGATCGAGTTGGCGTTCCTGCTGGGGCCGATGACGGCATCGACGGTGCGCAGCCGCGTGCTGTGCGACTACGAGATCGGTTTCCTGGCGAGCCCATCACTCGGCCTCGGCACCGGACTGCTGAATGTGAACGATCTCGCCAGGTTTCCGATCATCACCTTCCCGCGCAAGACCCAGCCCTACGAGATCGTGCGCTCGCTGTTCAACAAGCCGGAATTGCCGCCGATCCGCCTGCACGCCTCAGCGTCGCTCGGCACCGTCATCCACATGGCGATCCAGGGTCTGGGCGTGGCCGTGATTCCGACCGCGATCGTCGAGGACGAACTCGCCGACCGCCGGCTCCAATTGCTGCAGACCGATCTGAAGATTTCGCCGTTGCGCTTCTCTGCGAGTTGGCTCGCCTCGCCCGACACCATCGCGATCGAGCGCGTCGCCGAACTTGCGGCCGAGATCGCACACTCCGGAGGCTTCATGCCGGAGACGTCTCATCTGGCACCAGACATTCTGCCCGCCGAAGAGCCAGTGGCAGGTTGACGCGCGCCGCGCGGCGTTGAAATCTTCACCCTTCCTCGCGCCGTCGGCGCTTCGTCCGGAGATCGCATGACCAAGCCTGCCTCGAACCTGCAGATCGATTCGTCGCGGCTGTGGGACACCATCCACACCACCGCGCAATTCGGCGCCACGCCGAAAGGCGGCGTGAGACGGCTGACGCTCGGGCCGGAGGACAAGCAGGTCCGCGACTGGTTCCGAGCCGCCTGCGAAAACGCCGGCCTCGACGTCCAGGTCGACGGGCTCGGCAACATGTTCGCGTTGCGCCGCGGCCGCGACATGTCGAAGCCGCCGCTCGGGCTCGGCTCGCATCTCGACACCCAGCCGACCGGCGGCAAGTTCGACGGCATCCTCGGCACACTCGCCGCACTCGAAGTGATCCGCACCCTGAACGACGCCGGCATCGAAACCGAGCTGCCGCTCTGCGTCACGAACTGGACCAACGAAGAAGGCTCGCGCTACGCGCCGGCGATGATGGGATCGGCCGCCTTCGTCGGCGATTTCACGGTCGACGACATTCTCGGGCGCAAGGACGCCGCCGGCATCAGCGTCGCCGAGGCGCTCGACAGCATCGGCTATCGCGGTGATCTGCCGGTCGGCGCGCAGCCGTTCAGCGGCTTCCTCGAACTGCACATCGAACAGGGGCCGATCCTCGAAGCCGAAGGCAAGACCATCGGCGTCGTCGAAAACGGTCAGGGCGTGCTGTGGTACGACGGCAGGATCACCGGCTTCGAAAGCCATGCCGGATCGACGCCGATGAATCTTCGCCGCGACGCGCTGGCGACGCTGTCGGAAATCGTGCTGGCGATCGAAGCCATCGCGGTCGAACTCGGCAATGCAGTCGGCACCGTCGGCGAAGCCGTGATCGCCTCACCCTCGCGCAACGTCATCCCCGGCGAGATCGCTTTCACCATCGACGCGCGTAGCGCCGACGCGGCGATCCTCGCGCAACTCGACGAGCGCATCCGCGCCGCGGCGGCCGGGATCGCGGCGAAGCGCAAGGTCGAGGTCACACTCGATCTGGTCTGGCGCAAGGAGCCGACGCATTTCGACAAGACGCTGGTCGGCGCGGTCGAGAGCGCAGCGAACGCGCTCGGCTATGCCAATCGCCGCATCACCTCGGGCGCCGGCCACGACGCCTGCAATCTCAACGCCAAGGTGCCGACGGCGATGATTTTCGTGCCGTGCAAGGACGGCGTCAGCCACAACGAGCTCGAGGACGCTACGCAGACCGACTGCGCCTCCGGCGCCAATGTGCTGCTGCACACGGTGCTGTCGCTCGCGGGCGTCGCGAAGTAACAGTAAAACAAAACCGGGGGACCAGGATGCACGCGGTGTTCGTCGACGCCAGCGAAACGCTGGCGATGATCATGGAAGCTCAGGCCCTGCCGGACGATCCGCCGATGGTGATCCATCGCGATCCCGACGTGACGCCGGAGGAGCTGCCCGGCGTACTCGCCGGCGCCGAGATCGCGATCATCGATCACACTTATCTGCCGACCGATATCGCACGGCAATGCGCCGGCCTGAAGCACGTGGTGTTTCTCGGCACCGGCGCGCGCAGCTACATGAACATCGAGGAATTGGCCGAACTCGGCATCTCGGTGCATCTGATCCGCGGCTATGGCGATACGGCCGTTGCCGAGGCGACCATCGCGCTGATGTGGGCGGCCGCGCGCAACCTCGCGCTGATGGACCGCGAGATGCGCGCCGGCCAATGGCTGCGTGAGGACGGCATGCAACTCACCGGCAAGACCCTCGGCCTGATCGGATTCGGCGGCATCGGCGCCGAGGTCGCGCGGATCGCGCATGGCTCCGGCATGAAGGTGATCGCCTGGAATCGCACGCCGAAGCCGACGCCCGGCGTGACGTTCGTCGACATCGACACGCTGCTGCGCGACAGCCACGTCGTCTCGTTACACCTGCTGCTCGACGACGAGACCCGCGGTTTCCTGTCGCGCGAACGCATCGCCGCGATGCGGCCCGGCGCGATCTTGGTCAACACCGCGCGCGCCGGCCTCACCGACGAGGCCGCGATGATCGAGGCACTGCGATCCGGCCATCTGCGCCACGCCGCGCTCGACGTGTTCGAGATCGAACCGCTGCCGGCGGACCATCCGCTGA
The DNA window shown above is from Rhodopseudomonas palustris HaA2 and carries:
- a CDS encoding ABC transporter substrate-binding protein; translation: MKINRRHLVIGGAASAAVLPFGTAARAQAKEVVIGVIYPLSGASAQIGVDAQKAFQTAAELINNKYDFDLPLARDEGLPGLGGAKVRLVFADHQADPQKGRAEAERLITQEKVSAIVGTYQSAVAVTVSQICERYQVPFLSADNSSPSLHRRGLKYYFRAAPHDEMFSQAMFDFFDALKKKGKKIETLALFHEDTIFGTDSSNAQLKLAKDRGYKIVADIKYRANSPSLTAEVQQLKAADADVLMPSSYTTDGILLIRTMGELGYKAKNIVAQDAGFSEKALYDAVGDKIPGVISRGSFSLDLAAKRPMVGKINDMYKERSGKDFNDYSSRQFMGLIVMADAINRAKSTDGEKIREALVATDMPGEKTIMPWKQVKFDAEGQNTFADPVLLQYVGGKFVTIFPEQAAVAEAIWPMP
- a CDS encoding putative hydro-lyase, producing MTVFAASQQSAAGAGMLPSHQARLACRAGQADTTAGVAPGYVQGNLAILPEKFAAAFHRFCQLNPKPCPIIGMSDVGNPMIPALGLDLDIRTDLPRYRVWRDGEVIEEPTDIMAHWRDDLVAFVIGCSFSFEEALLADDIAIRHIDCKVRVPMYRTNIPCAPAGPFAGPMVVSMRPMKPKDAIRAVQITSRFPSVHGAPVHIGLPQSIGIADIAKPDYGDPVPIADDELPVFWACGVTPQAVIAAAKVPFAITHAPGLMLVTDLKNKHLAVL
- a CDS encoding LysR family transcriptional regulator; protein product: MVDFKALETFLWVVTLGSFRGAAQKLNTTQPAISQRIAQLERELGVRLLQRDHRMASPTPSGRQLMLYAEKLIGLRTEMLAAIGDQSSMRGVLRLGVAETIVHTWLPRLIERVNRLYPNLSLEIEVDITPNLRARLLAQEIELAFLLGPMTASTVRSRVLCDYEIGFLASPSLGLGTGLLNVNDLARFPIITFPRKTQPYEIVRSLFNKPELPPIRLHASASLGTVIHMAIQGLGVAVIPTAIVEDELADRRLQLLQTDLKISPLRFSASWLASPDTIAIERVAELAAEIAHSGGFMPETSHLAPDILPAEEPVAG
- a CDS encoding Zn-dependent hydrolase produces the protein MTKPASNLQIDSSRLWDTIHTTAQFGATPKGGVRRLTLGPEDKQVRDWFRAACENAGLDVQVDGLGNMFALRRGRDMSKPPLGLGSHLDTQPTGGKFDGILGTLAALEVIRTLNDAGIETELPLCVTNWTNEEGSRYAPAMMGSAAFVGDFTVDDILGRKDAAGISVAEALDSIGYRGDLPVGAQPFSGFLELHIEQGPILEAEGKTIGVVENGQGVLWYDGRITGFESHAGSTPMNLRRDALATLSEIVLAIEAIAVELGNAVGTVGEAVIASPSRNVIPGEIAFTIDARSADAAILAQLDERIRAAAAGIAAKRKVEVTLDLVWRKEPTHFDKTLVGAVESAANALGYANRRITSGAGHDACNLNAKVPTAMIFVPCKDGVSHNELEDATQTDCASGANVLLHTVLSLAGVAK
- a CDS encoding NAD(P)-dependent oxidoreductase, with amino-acid sequence MHAVFVDASETLAMIMEAQALPDDPPMVIHRDPDVTPEELPGVLAGAEIAIIDHTYLPTDIARQCAGLKHVVFLGTGARSYMNIEELAELGISVHLIRGYGDTAVAEATIALMWAAARNLALMDREMRAGQWLREDGMQLTGKTLGLIGFGGIGAEVARIAHGSGMKVIAWNRTPKPTPGVTFVDIDTLLRDSHVVSLHLLLDDETRGFLSRERIAAMRPGAILVNTARAGLTDEAAMIEALRSGHLRHAALDVFEIEPLPADHPLTTLPNVTLSAHSAFRTPEASDNLIAASLAHCRRIAAVE